CGATCTTCAGGACATTAGTGCTGACATATCTAGCTGATTATGTTATGTTTTTTGTGAATAGCAGTAGGGGCAGAAACGAAGCGCAAGTATCATTTCCCTGAAATCTTCACTTTGAGAATCCAATGAGAAAAACATATAATCCACAATTTCAGCTTGGGCAAACTCCCATCGAAGACATCTACATTAATGTTAAATCTCGTGATGATATTCCTCAATTACTTTTAGGATTGCAACACATTTACACTCAACGAGAATCTTTTGATCAAATTCTTGGTATCCTACAGAGAAATATTAACTCAGGCGTTGATCAAAAAAACGGGCGACCTGGGATGGATCTATGGAAGATTCTTGTTCTTGGAGTATTGCGGCTCAATCTAAACTGGGACTATGATCGTCTTCATGAAATGGCCAACAACCACAAGACAATCAGGAAAATGCTAGGCCACGGTGTTGTGGATGCGGACTATGAATACAAACTGCAAACATTGAAAGATAATGTGCACCTGCTTACACCGGAACTCCTTGACGAGATAAATCAAGTTGTAATCAGAGAAGGACATAATCTGGTTAAAAAAAAAGACGAAGACCTAAAAGGCCGTTGTGACTCCTTTGTAGTCGAAACCAATGTTCATTATCCTACAGATGCAAATCTTCTTTTTGATGCAATTCGCAAAGTGATTAAATTGACAGCCGTTCTTTGTTCTGTTTTCGGAATATCTGGTTGGCGTCAAAATAAAAAACATGTGCGTAATGTAAAGGCGTTATTCACAATTGTCAGAAAAATCCGTCGGTCAAACTCAAAGAACTCTGAAAAGAAAGACCAACGAGATGATCAAATCAAAGAAGCCAATCAAGCCTATATCGAAGGTGTAGAAGTTTGTCTGAGAAAAGTACAAGAAACTCTTACAAGCATCAAAGGTGGTGGGTTTGCCGCATTAGAAGCGGTTGCTGAGATAAAAATGTATATTTGCCATGTGGAACGACAAATAGACCAAATACGTCGTCGGGTGATTAATGGCGAGAACATTCCTCACAACGAAAAAGTATTCTCAATATTTGAAGAACACACAGAATGGATCAGCAAAGGCAAGGCAGGTGTGCCGGTGGAGCTTGGCTTAAAAGTGTGTGTTCTTGAAGATCAGTTCGGGTTTATACTTCACCACCAAGTAATGCAAAATCAAACCGATGACAAGATAACGGTATCAATGGTTAAGGAAGCCCAGTCCCGTTTTCCTAAATTACGCATCTGTAGCTTTGATAAGGGTTTTTATACTCCAACAAACCAAATTGAGTTAAGAAAAATATTGGATTTCGTAGTACTTCCAAAAAAAGGAAAGCTCTCTGTTGTTGAAAAAGCCCATGAACATTCGGAAGAATTTATTCGGTTGCGCCACCAACACTCTGCTGTAGAGTCTGGAATTAATGCACTCGAGGTTCATGGGTTAGATCGGTGCCTTGATCGTGGGCTAAAGGGATTTAAACGATATGTGGCTCTTGCTGTATTAGGCAGGAACCTACAGAAACTTGGGGCGGTGGTCCAGCAAAGAGAGCGCAAAGCTCTTGAATTAAAACTAGCCGCTTAGGCGAAATCACTTTAAGAAATACAAACACCGGTGGGTAACTGCGTCTAAAAACAGGGCAAAACATACACAGACGCGAATTGAAAATTAAATTATAAGATCGACCCCACACCTATTTAATGTAATGCTAAAATAGAAGTAGGTTTTTTGTCAGTTGGGGTGGTTTTCGGTCTGGCACTAATTACATTCCTAATTACATTATTCCCGACAGAGATTGTATCGAGAGCTTTTTACATACGATGTTGAGGGAGAATTACTGGAAGAGATAAGGGATAATACTTGCAAAGGAATGGCAGTTGGTAGTAATCGATTCAAAGAAGAGATAGGGCCTTAACCGGAAGACGATTAAAGAATAAAAAGCGGGGGCGGCCGGTAGGATGGCGGAAAGAGAGATTTTAATTTTACTCTGACCCTAATTATTTTCTTACTCTGACCCTAATTATTTTCCTAATTATTTTCTGATGACTCAACTGGTTGCTTCCATGGATGAGATTTCAAGGGCCAGCGCACAGACCTCACAAATCAACAAGACAATTGACGACATTGCCTTCCAGACCAACCTGCTGGCATTGAATGCTGCCGTTGAAGCAGCACGAGCCGGTGAGGCTGGCGCTGGTTTTGCCGTAGTAGCTGACGAAGTGCGAAACCTTGCCATGCGCGCAGCCGATTCCTCAAAAAACTCAGAAACTCTTATTGAACAGACGGTGAAAACGGTCAAGCAGGGCTCCTTGCTAAGCAAAGAGGTTAGTGAGACCTTCACCACCATGCGTGAACAGATTTCAAAAGCTGTTAATATCGTTGATGAAATTGCCACAGCATCGGGAGAGCAGTCCAAAGGCCTTTCACAACTTAACACAGCCGTGGCCGATCAGGACAGGTTGGTGCAGCAAAACGCAGGTGAAGCTTCCGCCTTCGATGAAACGGCCCAAGACCTGGAAAAACAGGTAAGCCTGCTTAATGAGATGATCAGAGAGTTAAGCACCATGGTTGGCGGCACAATTGCCGTAAAAAATGGTAGGGAAGAATCACAAACTCCGAGAGGACAAAAAAAAGCAATTACGCCTCACACGCTAATAAGCCTGCCCCTCGTCGTATAAAAAAACCACGAGAGAGACAACAAAGGGCCTGGGAGTATTACCCGCAGGCCCTTTGCTTTATTTGATTCAACCAAAGCACACTCAGCGACGACCGGACAGACCTCAACTTCTAGACAGAAGTTATCAGTTTACGTGGTTCGTGCAAACTTGAAAGCTTGCGATACTACTTGCCAAAAAGACCTTTCAACAACCCTTTAACCTGGGTCTCAACTTCCGGCGGCACTTGCGATTCACCATCGGCAGAATTTTTTAGCAATGATCGCTCAACCTCCTGCATAACCTTATTGGTGACGGCCTTTTGAACTTTTTCATTAACGGAGGACTGATCCAGTGAGACCTTTGGATTCAGGTAATTTCCCAACACATTAAGAGTTAGATTGAAGCTTCCGTCCTCTGCGGCTAGCAGTTTACCTAATTGACCACCGCTATCAATTTTTGCCATGAGTTCCTTGGGAAGTGTTACATTTACCGGCAAGTTGAGGTTACCATCCAGATCAAATGTTCCTTTGGTCGAAGCAGACAGGTCATTCCCTTTAAGCCCAGTATTAATTTGAACTGTTCCCCCTTTGAGGAGTTCGAGAGCACCGGAAAAATCGCTAAAGGCGATGGTTTTTAATTCCGGAACTTTAAGTAATGACGCAATTGAGTCAGTGATTTGTGTATTGGAGATCTGACCGTTAAGAAGTGAATACTCAACGTTTGCAGTAAGCGCTTTCTTAATGGTGTCGGCATCCATTCCACTGCCGGCAAAACTTATCGACGAGGCCAATGTTCCACTTACCATCTTAGCAAATTCTTGTCCAAGGCCATTACCCACAGTAGTCACATTGAGCGCCTGAGCAGTCAGTTTACCGTCATAAACCAAATCCGGCTTGGTCAGATCAACCTTCATGCTACTGTCCACCGACCCGCCGGCAGTTTTAGCCTTCAGATCGTTAACGGTTAGCAGCCCGTCTTTGAGAGCAAATTTGAGAAAAAAATCCTTAATTGCCAGCTTTTTATACATCGAGTTAGCAACAGACACTGTTCCATCAACACTCAGACCAGGTGGCAAACTGTCAGCAATTGCGCCTTTAGTCGCGGCTTTTGCTTTCGGCTTAGCATTTTTCTTCTGCCCATTTTTCTCTGCCTGAGGCAATGCCGCCCCAAGAGCTGCCAGATAGTCCAGGTTCAGTTGCTCACTGACAATGCTCAAAATGACATGTGGTTTATCAAGGTAATCGCGCACTGTGCCTGTCACTTTCAGTCGTTCCTCTCCCACAAGCGCATTAGCGGTATATGTAAGAACTGACGGGTCAAAAACTGCCTCAACCTTAACATTGGGAGAGATATCACCATATTTTGCATCTACCGTCATGGCCAGCTGACCATTGTACATTAATGAAGCAAGACTATTTGCTAATTTCACTGCAACCGACATATCAGCCACAACATCAATATCCGGTAACTCCCCCTTTTCATCCCTGACCTTTAAGTTGGCCTGCACAATTTTTATGCTATCAACCGTCAGGGCAACCGGTAAGGCAACTGCCTTAGCCTCCGTAGGAATCTCTGCTTTCTCTTCAGCTTTTCCGGCAAGAATTTTAAGATTTTGAAAATTGAATTGCCCCATCTTGTCACGCAGAACAGTGACACTCGGCTTCACTAATTTGATTTCACTGACAACAACCTCTTTTTGTAAAAGTGGAAACAGTTTATAGGCAATTATAAACTCCTCAACAGACAAAAACTCATTTTTCCCGTCGGCCTCTGCAACTGAGAAATCAGCAATAGAGATACCGCTCAACAGGCCAACACTGATGTTGCCAATGGCAACTTTACGGCCCAAGGCCTTTTCTGCTTGTGGTACGACAAGCTCCCGAACCTTTTCGTCGGTCAGATACATCTTCACAAAAACTGTTAAGCCTCCGACGACTATTAATCCAAGAGCTAAAGCACCAGCCAAAAACTTGCCAAGTTTTCCCATAACATTCACCGTATTGTTTTAATTTTTCAGACAGTATCCAGGCATACCACCTTTCAATCAATGTGGCATATCGGATAAAATAATGATACTCTGTTTGAAGATGTTATTCAAAAGATAAGATACAAAGATAAGATACCATGGGTGGAAACGTACCGCCTTTTTTGAACCAAGGAGTCTGAAATGGATCAATTTCAAGCAATTGCAACAACACTTTCTCTTACCATGGGGGTTGCCTGGGCCAGCGGAATCAATCTTTACGCAGCCATATGCACCCTGGGTGTCCTTGGGGCAACCGGCAACATCACGTTACCTCCTGACCTAATGGTTCTCAGTGAACCTGT
The Desulfobulbaceae bacterium genome window above contains:
- a CDS encoding ISNCY family transposase, which codes for MRKTYNPQFQLGQTPIEDIYINVKSRDDIPQLLLGLQHIYTQRESFDQILGILQRNINSGVDQKNGRPGMDLWKILVLGVLRLNLNWDYDRLHEMANNHKTIRKMLGHGVVDADYEYKLQTLKDNVHLLTPELLDEINQVVIREGHNLVKKKDEDLKGRCDSFVVETNVHYPTDANLLFDAIRKVIKLTAVLCSVFGISGWRQNKKHVRNVKALFTIVRKIRRSNSKNSEKKDQRDDQIKEANQAYIEGVEVCLRKVQETLTSIKGGGFAALEAVAEIKMYICHVERQIDQIRRRVINGENIPHNEKVFSIFEEHTEWISKGKAGVPVELGLKVCVLEDQFGFILHHQVMQNQTDDKITVSMVKEAQSRFPKLRICSFDKGFYTPTNQIELRKILDFVVLPKKGKLSVVEKAHEHSEEFIRLRHQHSAVESGINALEVHGLDRCLDRGLKGFKRYVALAVLGRNLQKLGAVVQQRERKALELKLAA
- a CDS encoding AsmA family protein — protein: MGKLGKFLAGALALGLIVVGGLTVFVKMYLTDEKVRELVVPQAEKALGRKVAIGNISVGLLSGISIADFSVAEADGKNEFLSVEEFIIAYKLFPLLQKEVVVSEIKLVKPSVTVLRDKMGQFNFQNLKILAGKAEEKAEIPTEAKAVALPVALTVDSIKIVQANLKVRDEKGELPDIDVVADMSVAVKLANSLASLMYNGQLAMTVDAKYGDISPNVKVEAVFDPSVLTYTANALVGEERLKVTGTVRDYLDKPHVILSIVSEQLNLDYLAALGAALPQAEKNGQKKNAKPKAKAATKGAIADSLPPGLSVDGTVSVANSMYKKLAIKDFFLKFALKDGLLTVNDLKAKTAGGSVDSSMKVDLTKPDLVYDGKLTAQALNVTTVGNGLGQEFAKMVSGTLASSISFAGSGMDADTIKKALTANVEYSLLNGQISNTQITDSIASLLKVPELKTIAFSDFSGALELLKGGTVQINTGLKGNDLSASTKGTFDLDGNLNLPVNVTLPKELMAKIDSGGQLGKLLAAEDGSFNLTLNVLGNYLNPKVSLDQSSVNEKVQKAVTNKVMQEVERSLLKNSADGESQVPPEVETQVKGLLKGLFGK